One Tachysurus vachellii isolate PV-2020 chromosome 8, HZAU_Pvac_v1, whole genome shotgun sequence genomic window carries:
- the cobll1b gene encoding cordon-bleu protein-like 1b isoform X1 has translation MLLCVFVYFYTKNRTVEMKQMCRTLSGGVQASTPYLITIICWKWTLTEARPLHKRSSKNKAPLPPAVVHGPCVSSHAPAVTHTTMEQKENLLEQELLLTVVLPEGVEKTTVVHGSKPMIDLLVMLCAKYHLNPSGHTIELVSTNKNHIKFKPNALIGALEAEKVLLKPKGMEDKNKQTGPQMPEATVRLVINYKRTQKTILRVNPKLALQELLPAICEKCEFDVQSTVLLQNVLSQEPLDPSNSLNDLGLRELYARDTRVISPTDFPPSPTHSDVIQPSKDKLQKEKENKGLFGMFRRGSKKKPDQTPTVSAPASPINRKSRPMSMSSLSMHSSTYDTNTMPSDTQKKRRAPLPPQMKPSDLSHMHSNSQTSSHPDGNQVTASLRRSLSTDSSLKRSKRKAPPPPTFPSSPSVTHDEQIQDTAVTGLLPTPKEIPENQESSMVPDTTVITVNSSPESLSPLPELLEDDSSVNLSADVSLDSARAETASPPQDSEMESVASPTESLQKVSSDLTTDGKIAANSEVKRNQPEADSDAQLQSTNRASVDRGTETECLTAECSTALKELSTAPMDAAQSSIDLLIHTQRAEPQAPPKPSYTAAAVQTTPNSSSTATSASQTHTEIQTETTNSTEATPTPESTVWMPVTLGSPKRDMATSTEEPQCQEIPAVQSVDMQTFTRTRFSESPKFTQTPNPGNQKSPKTKPKPSNELTREYIPKVGMTTYTVVPPKTLDKLRFFEVELTLECPSVPGVKEVNVEPLSQKATTPPAATSSTRFECRPGSGSDLSPPISPTVESPTNSSCTPKDKEKKVPPATRPKPASFRLPQNKRTPGSYVSSALVRSMSLSEEKEPLRSPQREPFHGFTQEPFPPPPPPIQWEDEKKITEVQHISPPISPLKQEEMEKSSPASSPRETEVFSRSGHSVLPRQTSLPTAGLTLEKLRSFAAPKPYVSSTPSRFAQAVNSAVKRSQSLTHNPVGMCSHKVPLTITKRSTIREADEFVDLPTSRDVDIGHGQRKSSSNSCGSPIEDTEDVWKRRTPELSTNSGSNTHCI, from the exons ATGttgttatgtgtgtttgtatacttTTATACCAAAAACAGAACTGTGGAAATGAAGCAGATGTGCAGAACT CTCAGTGGTGGAGTCCAGGCAAGCACTCCATACTTGATTACTATCATTTGCTGGAAGTGGACACTAACAGAGGCCAGACCTCTGCATAA GAGGTCATCTAAAAACAAGGCCCCCCTGCCTCCAGCGGTGGTGCATGGTCCGTGTGTATCATCTCATGCCcctgcagtaacacacactaccatGGAGCAGAAGGAGAATTTACTAGAACAAGAGCTGTTACTGACTGTGGTGCTGCCTGAAGGAGTGGAGAAGACCACAGTGGTTCATGGCAG TAAACCCATGATTGACCTACTCGTGATGCTGTGTGCAAAGTACCATCTGAACCCGTCGGGCCACACCATTGAGCTAGTCTCCACCAATAAGAACCACATTAAGTTTAAACCCAATGCTCTTATTGGCGCTCTGGAGGCTGAGAAGGTTCTGCTCAAGCCCAAAGGCATGGAGGACAAGAATAAGCAGACTGGACCACAAATGCCGGAG GCTACTGTGCGCCTGGTAATAAACTATAAAAGGACCCAGAAGACAATTTTACGAGTGAACCCAAAGCTTGCTCTGCAGGAGCTGCTGCCTGCTATCTGTGAGAAATGTGAATTTGATGTCcagagcactgtgctgctgcagAACGTGCTCTCCCAGGAGCCTTTGGACCCGAGCAACTCTCTCAATGATCTCGGCCTCAGGGAGCTCTACGCCAGAGACACACGGG TTATCAGTCCAACAGACTTCCCTCCATCACCAACTCATTCAG ATGTTATTCAACCTAGCAAAGACAAACtccagaaagaaaaggaaaataaaggtCTGTTTGGCATGTTCAGACGAGGAAGTAAGAAGAAACCTGATCAG acaCCAACTGTCAGTGCGCCAGCATCCCCAATCAACAGGAAATCGAGACCTATGAGTATGAGTTCCCTCAGCATGCATTCCTCAACATACGACACCAACACGATGCCgtctgacacacagaagaaGAGACGGGCCCCTCTGCCTCCACAAATGAAGCCCTCTGATCTCAGCCATATGCACAGCAACTCTCAAACAAGCAGTCATCCTGATGGCAACCAG GTCACAGCTTCTCTGAGGCGAAGTTTATCTACCGATTCATCTCTAAAGAGGAGTAAAAGGAAGGCACCACCACCCCCTACCTTCCCCAGCAGCCCCTCTGTGACCCATGATGAACAAATCCAGGATACAGCTGTAACAG GGTTGCTACCAACTCCTAAGGAGATCCCAGAAAATCAGGAGTCTTCTATGGTCCCTGACACCACTGTCATCACTGTAAACTCCAGTCCAGAGAGCTTGAGTCCTCTGCCAGAGCTTCTGGAGGATGACAGCAGCGTCAACCTCTCTGCAGACGTTTCTCTGGACTCTGCCAGAGCTGAAACTGCCTCACCGCCTCAGGATTCAGAGATGGAAAGTGTAGCTTCACCTACAGAAAGCCTACAAAAAGTGTCCTCTGATCTGACCACAGATGGCAA AATAGCTGCAAACTCTGAGGTGAAAAGAAATCAGCCAGAGGCTGATTCTGATGCTCAATTACAGTCAACaaacagag CCAGTGTTGACAGGGGGACTGAAACAGAATGTTTAACTGCTGAATGTTCTACAGCATTGAAGGAATTGAGCACTGCACCGATGGATGCAGCCCAGAGTTCTATAGACCTACTCATACACACCCAGCGAGCAGAACCACAGGCTCCTCCAAAGCCCAGTTACACAGCAGCTGCAGTACAAACAACACCAAACAGTTCCTCCACTGCAACCAGTGCaagtcagacacacactgaaattCAAACAGAGACAACCAACTCTACAGAGGCTACACCTACCCCAGAGTCAACTGTCTGGATGCCTGTAACCTTAGGGAGCCCCAAAAGGGACATGGCCACATCTACAGAAGAGCCCCAATGTCAAGAAATTCCTGCTGTTCAAAGTGTTGATATGCAGACATTCACACGTACTCGCTTCTCTGAAAGCCCCAAATTCACACAGACTCCCAATCCTGGAAATCAAAAGTCCCCAAAGACTAAGCCTAAGCCCTCAAATGAACTCACCCGAGAATACATCCCTAAAGTAGGCATGACCACCTACACTGTTGTGCCTCCGAAGACCTTGGACAAGCTACGGTTCTTCGAAGTGGAGCTGACGCTTGAATGTCCCAGTGTGCCTGGAGTTAAGGAAGTGAATGTGGAGCCTTTAAGTCAAAAAGCTACAACACCACCAGCTGCAACATCTTCCACCAGGTTTGAATGCAGGCCTGGCAGTGGCAGTGATCTCTCTCCACCCATTTCACCAACTGTAGAATCTCCTACAAACTCCTCCTGTACCCCTAAGGACAAGGAGAAGAAAGTTCCACCTGCAACCAGACCCAAACCAGCTTCTTTCCGCTTACCACAGAATAAAAGAACACCTGGAAGTTACGTCAGCTCAGCGCTAGTGCGCAGTATGAGTTTAAGTGAGGAAAAGGAGCCTTTACGTAGCCCGCAAAGGGAGCCTTTCCATGGGTTTACGCAGGAGCCCTTCCCCCCTCCTCCACCACCCATCCAGTGGGAGGATGAAAAAAAGATTACAGAGGTGCAGCACATTTCTCCACCAATATCACCTCTAAagcaggaggagatggagaaATCTAGTCCAGCTTCCTCTCCGAGAGAGACTGAAGTGTTCAGTAGATCAGGACATTCGGTCCTGCCACGCCAAACGAGTTTACCGACTGCTGGCCTGACTCTGGAAAAGCTGCGGAGTTTTGCAGCACCCAAGCCATACGTCTCATCCACACCATCACGCTTTGCCCAGGCTGTCAATTCTGCAGTCAAGAGATCACAATCTCTTACCCATAATCCTGTTGGGATGTGCAGTCACAAGGTCCCTTTGACGATTACTAAACGTAGCACAATCAGAGAGGCAGATGAGTTTGTTGATTTGCCCACTTCAAGG GATGTGGACATTGGGCATGGACAGAGGAAGAGCAGCAGTAACTCTTGTGGTTCTCCTATTGAGGACACTGAGGACGTGTGGAAAAGGAGAACACCTGAGCTCTCCACAAATAGTGGCTCTAACACTCACTGCATCTGA
- the cobll1b gene encoding cordon-bleu protein-like 1b isoform X2, with the protein MRVENLGEDQGGSGLGVCVMQPSRGMDGDVCQDAQYSRQTHKRRSSKNKAPLPPAVVHGPCVSSHAPAVTHTTMEQKENLLEQELLLTVVLPEGVEKTTVVHGSKPMIDLLVMLCAKYHLNPSGHTIELVSTNKNHIKFKPNALIGALEAEKVLLKPKGMEDKNKQTGPQMPEATVRLVINYKRTQKTILRVNPKLALQELLPAICEKCEFDVQSTVLLQNVLSQEPLDPSNSLNDLGLRELYARDTRVISPTDFPPSPTHSDVIQPSKDKLQKEKENKGLFGMFRRGSKKKPDQTPTVSAPASPINRKSRPMSMSSLSMHSSTYDTNTMPSDTQKKRRAPLPPQMKPSDLSHMHSNSQTSSHPDGNQVTASLRRSLSTDSSLKRSKRKAPPPPTFPSSPSVTHDEQIQDTAVTGLLPTPKEIPENQESSMVPDTTVITVNSSPESLSPLPELLEDDSSVNLSADVSLDSARAETASPPQDSEMESVASPTESLQKVSSDLTTDGKIAANSEVKRNQPEADSDAQLQSTNRASVDRGTETECLTAECSTALKELSTAPMDAAQSSIDLLIHTQRAEPQAPPKPSYTAAAVQTTPNSSSTATSASQTHTEIQTETTNSTEATPTPESTVWMPVTLGSPKRDMATSTEEPQCQEIPAVQSVDMQTFTRTRFSESPKFTQTPNPGNQKSPKTKPKPSNELTREYIPKVGMTTYTVVPPKTLDKLRFFEVELTLECPSVPGVKEVNVEPLSQKATTPPAATSSTRFECRPGSGSDLSPPISPTVESPTNSSCTPKDKEKKVPPATRPKPASFRLPQNKRTPGSYVSSALVRSMSLSEEKEPLRSPQREPFHGFTQEPFPPPPPPIQWEDEKKITEVQHISPPISPLKQEEMEKSSPASSPRETEVFSRSGHSVLPRQTSLPTAGLTLEKLRSFAAPKPYVSSTPSRFAQAVNSAVKRSQSLTHNPVGMCSHKVPLTITKRSTIREADEFVDLPTSRDVDIGHGQRKSSSNSCGSPIEDTEDVWKRRTPELSTNSGSNTHCI; encoded by the exons GAGGTCATCTAAAAACAAGGCCCCCCTGCCTCCAGCGGTGGTGCATGGTCCGTGTGTATCATCTCATGCCcctgcagtaacacacactaccatGGAGCAGAAGGAGAATTTACTAGAACAAGAGCTGTTACTGACTGTGGTGCTGCCTGAAGGAGTGGAGAAGACCACAGTGGTTCATGGCAG TAAACCCATGATTGACCTACTCGTGATGCTGTGTGCAAAGTACCATCTGAACCCGTCGGGCCACACCATTGAGCTAGTCTCCACCAATAAGAACCACATTAAGTTTAAACCCAATGCTCTTATTGGCGCTCTGGAGGCTGAGAAGGTTCTGCTCAAGCCCAAAGGCATGGAGGACAAGAATAAGCAGACTGGACCACAAATGCCGGAG GCTACTGTGCGCCTGGTAATAAACTATAAAAGGACCCAGAAGACAATTTTACGAGTGAACCCAAAGCTTGCTCTGCAGGAGCTGCTGCCTGCTATCTGTGAGAAATGTGAATTTGATGTCcagagcactgtgctgctgcagAACGTGCTCTCCCAGGAGCCTTTGGACCCGAGCAACTCTCTCAATGATCTCGGCCTCAGGGAGCTCTACGCCAGAGACACACGGG TTATCAGTCCAACAGACTTCCCTCCATCACCAACTCATTCAG ATGTTATTCAACCTAGCAAAGACAAACtccagaaagaaaaggaaaataaaggtCTGTTTGGCATGTTCAGACGAGGAAGTAAGAAGAAACCTGATCAG acaCCAACTGTCAGTGCGCCAGCATCCCCAATCAACAGGAAATCGAGACCTATGAGTATGAGTTCCCTCAGCATGCATTCCTCAACATACGACACCAACACGATGCCgtctgacacacagaagaaGAGACGGGCCCCTCTGCCTCCACAAATGAAGCCCTCTGATCTCAGCCATATGCACAGCAACTCTCAAACAAGCAGTCATCCTGATGGCAACCAG GTCACAGCTTCTCTGAGGCGAAGTTTATCTACCGATTCATCTCTAAAGAGGAGTAAAAGGAAGGCACCACCACCCCCTACCTTCCCCAGCAGCCCCTCTGTGACCCATGATGAACAAATCCAGGATACAGCTGTAACAG GGTTGCTACCAACTCCTAAGGAGATCCCAGAAAATCAGGAGTCTTCTATGGTCCCTGACACCACTGTCATCACTGTAAACTCCAGTCCAGAGAGCTTGAGTCCTCTGCCAGAGCTTCTGGAGGATGACAGCAGCGTCAACCTCTCTGCAGACGTTTCTCTGGACTCTGCCAGAGCTGAAACTGCCTCACCGCCTCAGGATTCAGAGATGGAAAGTGTAGCTTCACCTACAGAAAGCCTACAAAAAGTGTCCTCTGATCTGACCACAGATGGCAA AATAGCTGCAAACTCTGAGGTGAAAAGAAATCAGCCAGAGGCTGATTCTGATGCTCAATTACAGTCAACaaacagag CCAGTGTTGACAGGGGGACTGAAACAGAATGTTTAACTGCTGAATGTTCTACAGCATTGAAGGAATTGAGCACTGCACCGATGGATGCAGCCCAGAGTTCTATAGACCTACTCATACACACCCAGCGAGCAGAACCACAGGCTCCTCCAAAGCCCAGTTACACAGCAGCTGCAGTACAAACAACACCAAACAGTTCCTCCACTGCAACCAGTGCaagtcagacacacactgaaattCAAACAGAGACAACCAACTCTACAGAGGCTACACCTACCCCAGAGTCAACTGTCTGGATGCCTGTAACCTTAGGGAGCCCCAAAAGGGACATGGCCACATCTACAGAAGAGCCCCAATGTCAAGAAATTCCTGCTGTTCAAAGTGTTGATATGCAGACATTCACACGTACTCGCTTCTCTGAAAGCCCCAAATTCACACAGACTCCCAATCCTGGAAATCAAAAGTCCCCAAAGACTAAGCCTAAGCCCTCAAATGAACTCACCCGAGAATACATCCCTAAAGTAGGCATGACCACCTACACTGTTGTGCCTCCGAAGACCTTGGACAAGCTACGGTTCTTCGAAGTGGAGCTGACGCTTGAATGTCCCAGTGTGCCTGGAGTTAAGGAAGTGAATGTGGAGCCTTTAAGTCAAAAAGCTACAACACCACCAGCTGCAACATCTTCCACCAGGTTTGAATGCAGGCCTGGCAGTGGCAGTGATCTCTCTCCACCCATTTCACCAACTGTAGAATCTCCTACAAACTCCTCCTGTACCCCTAAGGACAAGGAGAAGAAAGTTCCACCTGCAACCAGACCCAAACCAGCTTCTTTCCGCTTACCACAGAATAAAAGAACACCTGGAAGTTACGTCAGCTCAGCGCTAGTGCGCAGTATGAGTTTAAGTGAGGAAAAGGAGCCTTTACGTAGCCCGCAAAGGGAGCCTTTCCATGGGTTTACGCAGGAGCCCTTCCCCCCTCCTCCACCACCCATCCAGTGGGAGGATGAAAAAAAGATTACAGAGGTGCAGCACATTTCTCCACCAATATCACCTCTAAagcaggaggagatggagaaATCTAGTCCAGCTTCCTCTCCGAGAGAGACTGAAGTGTTCAGTAGATCAGGACATTCGGTCCTGCCACGCCAAACGAGTTTACCGACTGCTGGCCTGACTCTGGAAAAGCTGCGGAGTTTTGCAGCACCCAAGCCATACGTCTCATCCACACCATCACGCTTTGCCCAGGCTGTCAATTCTGCAGTCAAGAGATCACAATCTCTTACCCATAATCCTGTTGGGATGTGCAGTCACAAGGTCCCTTTGACGATTACTAAACGTAGCACAATCAGAGAGGCAGATGAGTTTGTTGATTTGCCCACTTCAAGG GATGTGGACATTGGGCATGGACAGAGGAAGAGCAGCAGTAACTCTTGTGGTTCTCCTATTGAGGACACTGAGGACGTGTGGAAAAGGAGAACACCTGAGCTCTCCACAAATAGTGGCTCTAACACTCACTGCATCTGA
- the cobll1b gene encoding cordon-bleu protein-like 1b isoform X4, which produces MQPSRGMDGDVCQDAQYSRQTHKRRSSKNKAPLPPAVVHGPCVSSHAPAVTHTTMEQKENLLEQELLLTVVLPEGVEKTTVVHGSKPMIDLLVMLCAKYHLNPSGHTIELVSTNKNHIKFKPNALIGALEAEKVLLKPKGMEDKNKQTGPQMPEATVRLVINYKRTQKTILRVNPKLALQELLPAICEKCEFDVQSTVLLQNVLSQEPLDPSNSLNDLGLRELYARDTRVISPTDFPPSPTHSDVIQPSKDKLQKEKENKGLFGMFRRGSKKKPDQTPTVSAPASPINRKSRPMSMSSLSMHSSTYDTNTMPSDTQKKRRAPLPPQMKPSDLSHMHSNSQTSSHPDGNQVTASLRRSLSTDSSLKRSKRKAPPPPTFPSSPSVTHDEQIQDTAVTGLLPTPKEIPENQESSMVPDTTVITVNSSPESLSPLPELLEDDSSVNLSADVSLDSARAETASPPQDSEMESVASPTESLQKVSSDLTTDGKIAANSEVKRNQPEADSDAQLQSTNRASVDRGTETECLTAECSTALKELSTAPMDAAQSSIDLLIHTQRAEPQAPPKPSYTAAAVQTTPNSSSTATSASQTHTEIQTETTNSTEATPTPESTVWMPVTLGSPKRDMATSTEEPQCQEIPAVQSVDMQTFTRTRFSESPKFTQTPNPGNQKSPKTKPKPSNELTREYIPKVGMTTYTVVPPKTLDKLRFFEVELTLECPSVPGVKEVNVEPLSQKATTPPAATSSTRFECRPGSGSDLSPPISPTVESPTNSSCTPKDKEKKVPPATRPKPASFRLPQNKRTPGSYVSSALVRSMSLSEEKEPLRSPQREPFHGFTQEPFPPPPPPIQWEDEKKITEVQHISPPISPLKQEEMEKSSPASSPRETEVFSRSGHSVLPRQTSLPTAGLTLEKLRSFAAPKPYVSSTPSRFAQAVNSAVKRSQSLTHNPVGMCSHKVPLTITKRSTIREADEFVDLPTSRDVDIGHGQRKSSSNSCGSPIEDTEDVWKRRTPELSTNSGSNTHCI; this is translated from the exons GAGGTCATCTAAAAACAAGGCCCCCCTGCCTCCAGCGGTGGTGCATGGTCCGTGTGTATCATCTCATGCCcctgcagtaacacacactaccatGGAGCAGAAGGAGAATTTACTAGAACAAGAGCTGTTACTGACTGTGGTGCTGCCTGAAGGAGTGGAGAAGACCACAGTGGTTCATGGCAG TAAACCCATGATTGACCTACTCGTGATGCTGTGTGCAAAGTACCATCTGAACCCGTCGGGCCACACCATTGAGCTAGTCTCCACCAATAAGAACCACATTAAGTTTAAACCCAATGCTCTTATTGGCGCTCTGGAGGCTGAGAAGGTTCTGCTCAAGCCCAAAGGCATGGAGGACAAGAATAAGCAGACTGGACCACAAATGCCGGAG GCTACTGTGCGCCTGGTAATAAACTATAAAAGGACCCAGAAGACAATTTTACGAGTGAACCCAAAGCTTGCTCTGCAGGAGCTGCTGCCTGCTATCTGTGAGAAATGTGAATTTGATGTCcagagcactgtgctgctgcagAACGTGCTCTCCCAGGAGCCTTTGGACCCGAGCAACTCTCTCAATGATCTCGGCCTCAGGGAGCTCTACGCCAGAGACACACGGG TTATCAGTCCAACAGACTTCCCTCCATCACCAACTCATTCAG ATGTTATTCAACCTAGCAAAGACAAACtccagaaagaaaaggaaaataaaggtCTGTTTGGCATGTTCAGACGAGGAAGTAAGAAGAAACCTGATCAG acaCCAACTGTCAGTGCGCCAGCATCCCCAATCAACAGGAAATCGAGACCTATGAGTATGAGTTCCCTCAGCATGCATTCCTCAACATACGACACCAACACGATGCCgtctgacacacagaagaaGAGACGGGCCCCTCTGCCTCCACAAATGAAGCCCTCTGATCTCAGCCATATGCACAGCAACTCTCAAACAAGCAGTCATCCTGATGGCAACCAG GTCACAGCTTCTCTGAGGCGAAGTTTATCTACCGATTCATCTCTAAAGAGGAGTAAAAGGAAGGCACCACCACCCCCTACCTTCCCCAGCAGCCCCTCTGTGACCCATGATGAACAAATCCAGGATACAGCTGTAACAG GGTTGCTACCAACTCCTAAGGAGATCCCAGAAAATCAGGAGTCTTCTATGGTCCCTGACACCACTGTCATCACTGTAAACTCCAGTCCAGAGAGCTTGAGTCCTCTGCCAGAGCTTCTGGAGGATGACAGCAGCGTCAACCTCTCTGCAGACGTTTCTCTGGACTCTGCCAGAGCTGAAACTGCCTCACCGCCTCAGGATTCAGAGATGGAAAGTGTAGCTTCACCTACAGAAAGCCTACAAAAAGTGTCCTCTGATCTGACCACAGATGGCAA AATAGCTGCAAACTCTGAGGTGAAAAGAAATCAGCCAGAGGCTGATTCTGATGCTCAATTACAGTCAACaaacagag CCAGTGTTGACAGGGGGACTGAAACAGAATGTTTAACTGCTGAATGTTCTACAGCATTGAAGGAATTGAGCACTGCACCGATGGATGCAGCCCAGAGTTCTATAGACCTACTCATACACACCCAGCGAGCAGAACCACAGGCTCCTCCAAAGCCCAGTTACACAGCAGCTGCAGTACAAACAACACCAAACAGTTCCTCCACTGCAACCAGTGCaagtcagacacacactgaaattCAAACAGAGACAACCAACTCTACAGAGGCTACACCTACCCCAGAGTCAACTGTCTGGATGCCTGTAACCTTAGGGAGCCCCAAAAGGGACATGGCCACATCTACAGAAGAGCCCCAATGTCAAGAAATTCCTGCTGTTCAAAGTGTTGATATGCAGACATTCACACGTACTCGCTTCTCTGAAAGCCCCAAATTCACACAGACTCCCAATCCTGGAAATCAAAAGTCCCCAAAGACTAAGCCTAAGCCCTCAAATGAACTCACCCGAGAATACATCCCTAAAGTAGGCATGACCACCTACACTGTTGTGCCTCCGAAGACCTTGGACAAGCTACGGTTCTTCGAAGTGGAGCTGACGCTTGAATGTCCCAGTGTGCCTGGAGTTAAGGAAGTGAATGTGGAGCCTTTAAGTCAAAAAGCTACAACACCACCAGCTGCAACATCTTCCACCAGGTTTGAATGCAGGCCTGGCAGTGGCAGTGATCTCTCTCCACCCATTTCACCAACTGTAGAATCTCCTACAAACTCCTCCTGTACCCCTAAGGACAAGGAGAAGAAAGTTCCACCTGCAACCAGACCCAAACCAGCTTCTTTCCGCTTACCACAGAATAAAAGAACACCTGGAAGTTACGTCAGCTCAGCGCTAGTGCGCAGTATGAGTTTAAGTGAGGAAAAGGAGCCTTTACGTAGCCCGCAAAGGGAGCCTTTCCATGGGTTTACGCAGGAGCCCTTCCCCCCTCCTCCACCACCCATCCAGTGGGAGGATGAAAAAAAGATTACAGAGGTGCAGCACATTTCTCCACCAATATCACCTCTAAagcaggaggagatggagaaATCTAGTCCAGCTTCCTCTCCGAGAGAGACTGAAGTGTTCAGTAGATCAGGACATTCGGTCCTGCCACGCCAAACGAGTTTACCGACTGCTGGCCTGACTCTGGAAAAGCTGCGGAGTTTTGCAGCACCCAAGCCATACGTCTCATCCACACCATCACGCTTTGCCCAGGCTGTCAATTCTGCAGTCAAGAGATCACAATCTCTTACCCATAATCCTGTTGGGATGTGCAGTCACAAGGTCCCTTTGACGATTACTAAACGTAGCACAATCAGAGAGGCAGATGAGTTTGTTGATTTGCCCACTTCAAGG GATGTGGACATTGGGCATGGACAGAGGAAGAGCAGCAGTAACTCTTGTGGTTCTCCTATTGAGGACACTGAGGACGTGTGGAAAAGGAGAACACCTGAGCTCTCCACAAATAGTGGCTCTAACACTCACTGCATCTGA